In the genome of Limnothrix sp. FACHB-406, one region contains:
- a CDS encoding matrixin family metalloprotease: MTTFSLSDSVLAPASLPTAPESSRCSCRACRSARGGSTNGSSAPTRPLAAGSGSPVVDTIIATTDSGAPDKWPVGPGGTITYSFISPATASTYNAGSDETNIQEVEESVKNNVRAIFRHYSEIVPLNFVEVADSADSKVRIVYSQGPGPEGNAYAYYPSNSERGGAVHLQPANNSDPSTAFTSGPGSYGYSTLIHEIGHALGLKHPGNYNATANQDPGQPAENAGEEPFLDSARDNIVNTVMSYNGDAQQDKGFADPSTLMALDIAALQFLYGTNRGSRAENTTYRLDSSNLRTVQAIWDGGGNDTVDASALPAGDYLFDLIDNGRLTERSALGARIYKGKNEPTGPDYQDMGYGWVVGIGANLENVVGTAGTDEILGNALPNVLQGGAGNDQISGRIGPDTLDGGAGNDLLRGGFGFDVLIGGPGDDILSGDRGRDQLTGGDGADIFVLRTSTPAPTPEVTDILTDFTPGVDRIGLTDGFSPSAVAYAPFTLNGQAGTMMSIAGSSNAFLAFVPGVGAEAIGAALIASPVP, from the coding sequence ATGACCACTTTCTCTCTCAGTGACTCTGTTCTCGCACCCGCCTCTCTCCCCACTGCTCCTGAATCTTCCCGTTGCAGTTGTCGGGCCTGTCGATCGGCCCGGGGTGGCAGCACCAACGGCAGCTCAGCCCCCACCCGCCCCCTAGCGGCCGGCAGCGGTTCGCCCGTGGTGGATACGATCATCGCCACCACTGACTCAGGCGCTCCCGACAAGTGGCCCGTGGGCCCCGGCGGCACCATCACCTACAGCTTCATTTCCCCTGCCACCGCTAGCACTTACAACGCCGGTTCGGATGAAACCAACATCCAAGAGGTCGAAGAGTCCGTTAAAAACAACGTGCGGGCAATCTTTCGCCACTACAGCGAAATTGTGCCGCTGAATTTTGTGGAAGTGGCGGACTCCGCAGACAGCAAGGTACGGATCGTTTACTCCCAGGGACCAGGGCCAGAGGGCAATGCTTACGCCTACTATCCCAGCAATTCCGAGCGGGGCGGCGCAGTTCACCTCCAGCCCGCAAACAACAGCGACCCGAGCACGGCCTTTACCTCCGGCCCCGGCAGCTATGGCTATTCGACGCTGATCCACGAAATTGGTCACGCCTTGGGCCTGAAGCACCCCGGAAACTACAACGCCACCGCCAACCAGGATCCTGGCCAACCCGCAGAAAACGCAGGTGAAGAACCGTTTCTTGACTCGGCTCGCGACAATATCGTGAACACGGTCATGAGCTACAACGGCGATGCTCAGCAGGACAAGGGATTTGCGGATCCTTCAACGCTAATGGCGTTGGATATTGCCGCTTTGCAGTTCTTGTATGGCACCAATCGCGGTTCACGGGCAGAAAACACCACCTATCGCCTAGATTCCAGTAATCTCCGCACGGTGCAAGCGATTTGGGATGGTGGGGGCAATGACACGGTGGACGCATCGGCCCTCCCGGCAGGCGATTACCTGTTTGATCTGATCGATAACGGCCGCTTGACGGAGCGTTCTGCCTTGGGCGCACGTATTTACAAGGGCAAAAACGAACCGACCGGCCCCGACTACCAAGATATGGGCTACGGCTGGGTCGTTGGGATTGGGGCCAATTTGGAAAACGTGGTTGGCACGGCTGGGACTGATGAAATTTTGGGCAATGCCTTGCCGAATGTCTTGCAAGGGGGCGCGGGCAATGACCAAATTTCCGGGCGGATTGGCCCAGATACCCTGGATGGCGGGGCGGGCAATGACCTGCTGCGGGGTGGTTTTGGGTTTGATGTGTTGATTGGTGGCCCTGGTGACGACATCCTGTCGGGCGATCGGGGACGGGATCAACTGACCGGGGGCGATGGAGCCGATATCTTTGTGTTGCGGACGAGCACCCCTGCGCCCACGCCGGAAGTGACGGATATTTTGACGGACTTCACCCCAGGGGTCGATCGCATCGGTTTGACGGATGGATTCTCTCCCTCGGCCGTGGCCTATGCGCCCTTTACGCTCAACGGTCAGGCTGGAACCATGATGAGTATTGCGGGCAGCAGTAATGCTTTCTTGGCCTTTGTGCCCGGCGTGGGGGCTGAGGCGATCGGGGCGGCCCTGATTGCCTCGCCGGTTCCCTAA
- a CDS encoding pentapeptide repeat-containing protein, with the protein MADAADLMYLARSPRQWADWRAQQGDRPADLRGADLSGWRLPQWDLAGAQLQQAILDHADLQGANGSHLQGLGLRAIGMQGFGIQLRHSQAIAANFRQADLRHADLRDVSWAGVNLAEADLRGANLSRGQLARSTWAFTRAQGAILQGALLDRALVLGAEFGQLQAHGLQARELRGDRSHWAAAQLAEADLSGASLVGADFAWANLSDANLQGADLRGANLHGANLCRADLRGALLTDADWSLSITLDTLWPEP; encoded by the coding sequence GTGGCAGACGCAGCGGATCTTATGTATTTGGCCCGATCGCCCCGACAGTGGGCCGATTGGCGGGCACAACAGGGCGATCGGCCTGCCGACTTGCGCGGTGCAGATCTGAGCGGTTGGCGTTTGCCCCAGTGGGACTTGGCCGGGGCCCAACTCCAGCAAGCAATTCTCGATCACGCCGACTTGCAAGGGGCCAACGGTTCCCATCTGCAAGGTCTCGGTTTACGGGCGATCGGGATGCAGGGCTTCGGAATTCAGTTGCGCCACAGCCAAGCCATTGCGGCCAACTTCCGCCAAGCCGACCTGCGCCACGCAGACTTGCGGGATGTGAGTTGGGCCGGCGTGAACCTGGCCGAAGCTGACCTGCGGGGAGCCAACCTCAGTCGCGGACAACTGGCGCGATCGACCTGGGCCTTCACCCGTGCCCAAGGGGCAATTTTGCAAGGGGCCCTGCTCGATCGCGCCTTGGTCTTGGGGGCCGAATTTGGGCAACTGCAAGCCCACGGCCTCCAGGCCCGAGAATTACGGGGCGATCGTTCCCACTGGGCCGCCGCTCAACTGGCCGAAGCCGACCTGTCCGGAGCCAGCCTGGTTGGTGCAGACTTTGCCTGGGCGAATCTCAGCGATGCCAACCTGCAAGGGGCCGACTTACGAGGGGCCAATTTGCACGGAGCGAACCTCTGTCGCGCCGACCTACGCGGAGCCTTGCTGACCGATGCCGATTGGAGCCTCAGCATCACCCTAGACACCCTTTGGCCAGAACCCTAG